From Acidobacteriota bacterium, one genomic window encodes:
- a CDS encoding DUF1992 domain-containing protein: protein MSIEKFVEEQVRRAIEAGEFDNLPGKGKPIDLRAYFETPEDLRMAYSILKGNNFVPEEVEMLKDIEALKKRLEASSDEAQKSRLKKEITEKTYTFNMLIEKRKRKG, encoded by the coding sequence ATGTCCATAGAGAAATTTGTTGAGGAGCAGGTGAGAAGGGCAATTGAAGCGGGGGAATTTGACAACCTCCCCGGCAAAGGCAAGCCCATCGACTTGAGAGCTTACTTCGAAACACCCGAAGATTTGAGGATGGCCTACTCGATCTTGAAGGGCAACAACTTCGTACCCGAAGAAGTGGAAATGCTGAAAGACATCGAAGCGCTGAAGAAGCGGCTCGAAGCGAGTTCCGACGAAGCGCAGAAGAGCAGGCTCAAGAAGGAAATCACCGAAAAAACTTATACCTTCAACATGCTCATCGAGAAGCGCAAACGTAAAGGCTAA
- a CDS encoding S9 family peptidase, translated as MRTFRISILPTALVLMMTGAAAAQTRGLQSSDLLKLRSVGEVKCSPDGSRVAYSVINNDAPGRPYPQLWIMTVADNKSIRLGGEKENSSNLEWSPDGQWIAYDGKLGEKPGLIVARPDGSNAKFLSQLQGTNSPLPSTGKSIAWSPDGKQIAFVNAVPGPETQDATGDPVVITRYLYKPDDSEGMTRFNDNRRLHIFVVDVASTQVRQLTSGTHSEHSIDWSPDGEDIAFISNREPNEDQFFNYDLFTLKVSDGSIRRLTSTESAEYRPRWSPDGKTIVHQATRRGLTDLETTMEDTHIWLINADGTNRREISSMIDNRQGAPAWSPDGSAVYFTVQERGNVRLYRLPVAGGQPEVVINDRGSVGAWSVARDNSIAYAFASPSDLTQLYLKPGNAPAKRTTDLNAVVLAGKQIAEVESFSFISNDNKYTIEAFLTRPLGMTATSKHPLIVNIHGGPHGQQGPAFNFKHQIYAARGWATLLVNYRGSTGYGQAFTDAVFGDQNGNEAQDVIYGLSAAMRRNLWIDRDRLGVEGVSYGGQLTNWLITQTSIFKAAIPIAGISNLISYNYMTYYNQYEQMEFGIFPHQGNMMDVLWERSALKHVAKAKTPTMLMHGENDNDVPIAEAEQYYIALRDVGVEAIMIRYPREGHGIRESKHVVDSIDRCINWYVKHFPAAQ; from the coding sequence ATGCGAACATTTCGAATATCGATTCTGCCCACCGCGCTGGTGTTGATGATGACCGGGGCGGCTGCGGCTCAAACCCGCGGGCTTCAAAGCAGCGACCTGCTAAAGCTTCGTTCAGTCGGCGAAGTGAAATGCTCACCAGATGGATCGCGAGTCGCCTATTCGGTGATCAACAACGACGCTCCCGGCCGGCCTTACCCGCAACTCTGGATAATGACCGTCGCCGACAACAAGTCGATCAGGCTCGGCGGCGAAAAAGAGAACTCGTCGAATCTCGAGTGGTCGCCCGATGGGCAGTGGATCGCTTACGACGGGAAGCTCGGCGAGAAGCCGGGCTTGATAGTCGCCCGTCCGGACGGGTCGAACGCGAAGTTTCTTTCACAGCTTCAGGGGACCAACAGCCCGCTTCCTTCGACCGGCAAGAGCATAGCCTGGTCGCCTGATGGCAAACAAATCGCGTTCGTCAACGCGGTGCCCGGCCCTGAAACCCAGGACGCGACCGGCGATCCGGTTGTGATTACGCGGTACCTCTACAAGCCTGACGACAGCGAAGGCATGACTCGCTTCAACGACAACCGCCGCCTGCACATCTTTGTGGTGGATGTCGCGAGCACGCAGGTTCGGCAGCTTACGAGCGGAACTCACTCGGAGCATTCAATCGACTGGTCGCCAGACGGCGAAGACATAGCTTTCATCTCGAATCGCGAACCAAACGAAGACCAGTTTTTTAACTACGACCTGTTCACGTTGAAAGTCTCGGATGGATCGATTCGGCGGCTGACCTCAACCGAGAGCGCCGAGTATCGACCGCGATGGTCACCCGATGGAAAGACGATCGTCCATCAAGCGACCAGGCGCGGCTTGACCGATCTCGAGACGACGATGGAAGACACGCACATCTGGTTGATCAATGCCGATGGAACCAACCGCCGCGAGATCAGCTCGATGATCGATAACCGGCAGGGCGCGCCCGCGTGGTCACCCGATGGCAGCGCTGTTTACTTCACCGTGCAAGAGCGCGGCAACGTTCGGCTGTATCGCTTGCCAGTCGCAGGCGGCCAACCGGAAGTCGTCATCAACGATCGCGGATCGGTTGGAGCGTGGTCGGTCGCCAGGGACAACTCGATCGCTTACGCGTTCGCGAGCCCCTCCGATCTGACGCAACTTTATTTGAAGCCCGGCAACGCGCCCGCGAAGAGAACTACTGATCTGAACGCCGTGGTGCTCGCCGGCAAGCAGATCGCCGAGGTCGAATCGTTCAGCTTCATCAGCAACGACAACAAGTACACAATCGAAGCGTTCCTCACCAGGCCGCTCGGCATGACCGCGACCTCAAAGCATCCACTGATTGTGAACATCCACGGGGGACCCCACGGGCAGCAGGGACCGGCGTTCAACTTCAAGCATCAAATCTACGCCGCGCGCGGGTGGGCTACGTTGCTGGTGAACTATCGCGGCTCGACCGGCTACGGCCAGGCGTTCACCGACGCGGTCTTCGGAGATCAAAACGGCAACGAAGCGCAGGACGTGATCTACGGTTTGAGCGCCGCCATGCGCCGCAATCTTTGGATCGATCGCGATCGATTGGGCGTCGAAGGCGTCAGCTACGGCGGGCAATTGACGAATTGGCTGATCACCCAGACGAGCATCTTCAAGGCGGCGATTCCGATTGCGGGCATTTCCAATCTGATCAGCTACAACTACATGACCTACTACAATCAGTACGAGCAGATGGAATTCGGCATCTTCCCGCATCAAGGCAATATGATGGATGTGTTGTGGGAGCGCTCGGCGTTGAAGCACGTGGCCAAGGCAAAGACGCCTACGATGCTTATGCATGGCGAAAACGACAACGACGTGCCGATCGCCGAAGCCGAGCAGTACTACATCGCGCTTCGAGACGTTGGCGTCGAAGCGATCATGATTCGCTATCCTCGCGAAGGCCACGGCATTCGCGAGTCAAAGCACGTGGTCGATTCGATCGACCGGTGTATCAACTGGTACGTTAAGCACTTCCCAGCGGCGCAGTAA
- a CDS encoding AbrB/MazE/SpoVT family DNA-binding domain-containing protein yields MKTRIIRIGNSQGVRIPKLYLEQSRLGEEVLLEVQNNEIVIRSARPPRQGWAEAAKAMAARGEDELLDQGFSHTSWDEQEWEW; encoded by the coding sequence ATGAAGACTCGTATCATAAGGATTGGCAACTCGCAGGGAGTTCGCATTCCGAAGCTCTATCTGGAGCAGAGCCGTCTCGGCGAGGAGGTACTGCTTGAGGTCCAGAACAACGAGATCGTCATACGCTCTGCGCGCCCTCCCCGACAAGGATGGGCAGAGGCTGCTAAGGCAATGGCGGCGCGAGGAGAAGACGAACTGCTGGACCAAGGCTTTTCACACACCAGTTGGGATGAGCAAGAGTGGGAGTGGTAG
- a CDS encoding DUF4345 domain-containing protein: MKKFLQVFLGLFGITAIFIASLHIVLGPSAIPGSIPVNTTMDSEDRFYATLFAAYGMALLWCIKDIERKSMVVYVLALTFFVGGLARLVSMAAVGLPNTFFIAMTVLELLIPFFMAFMQSRISKGADAQQGAAPEQSRWC; the protein is encoded by the coding sequence ATGAAAAAGTTCCTTCAAGTATTTCTTGGCTTGTTCGGCATAACCGCAATCTTCATTGCGTCGCTGCACATTGTCCTTGGCCCCTCAGCAATACCGGGGTCTATTCCTGTCAATACCACGATGGACAGTGAAGATCGCTTTTACGCCACGTTATTTGCGGCCTACGGGATGGCTCTTCTCTGGTGCATTAAGGACATTGAACGTAAAAGCATGGTTGTCTATGTTCTGGCGCTCACGTTCTTTGTCGGCGGGCTGGCGCGCCTTGTTTCAATGGCCGCAGTTGGTTTACCCAATACCTTTTTCATCGCAATGACTGTGCTTGAGTTGCTCATTCCTTTCTTCATGGCGTTCATGCAGTCGCGCATTTCAAAGGGCGCAGATGCCCAACAAGGCGCTGCACCAGAACAAAGTCGCTGGTGTTAG